The Paenibacillus macerans genome includes a window with the following:
- a CDS encoding SIS domain-containing protein, with product MDIKQIIGEIVAGKQEVGGIKQVYYVACGGSYGAFYPAKTFLEKEAKDIKVGLYNSNEFVHNTPKAFGENSVLVVASHKGNTPETVKAAEIGKRAGVPVIALTWITDSPITEHADYVVKYTFGEGKDIAGEKTIKALLTAVEALNQTEGYEHYNQFLDGVAKIDHIVKNACKHVAKRALAFAKNHKDDNVIYTMASGAGYGAAYMESICIFMEMQWINSSSIHSGEFFHGPFEITDAEIPFVIQISEGSTRPLDERALNFLNRYAKRVEVLDAKDLGLSTIDSSVVDYFNHSLFNNVYPVYNQALAVEREHPLTTRRYMWKVEY from the coding sequence ATGGATATAAAACAAATTATTGGAGAAATTGTGGCGGGAAAACAAGAAGTCGGAGGTATTAAGCAGGTTTATTATGTAGCTTGCGGCGGTTCTTATGGCGCTTTTTATCCAGCCAAAACTTTTCTGGAGAAAGAAGCCAAAGACATTAAAGTAGGCTTGTATAACAGCAACGAGTTTGTGCACAACACGCCTAAAGCATTTGGCGAAAATTCGGTACTGGTCGTAGCTTCGCATAAAGGCAATACGCCGGAGACGGTGAAAGCGGCCGAGATCGGCAAAAGGGCGGGCGTTCCGGTCATTGCGTTAACCTGGATCACGGATTCGCCGATTACGGAGCACGCCGACTATGTGGTGAAATACACCTTTGGCGAAGGCAAGGATATCGCTGGAGAAAAAACCATTAAAGCCCTGTTGACGGCGGTAGAGGCCTTGAATCAGACTGAGGGATACGAGCATTATAATCAATTCCTCGATGGGGTAGCCAAAATCGATCACATTGTTAAAAACGCTTGCAAACACGTGGCCAAACGCGCCCTGGCGTTCGCCAAAAATCACAAGGACGATAACGTCATTTACACCATGGCCAGCGGAGCCGGTTACGGGGCCGCTTATATGGAAAGCATATGTATCTTTATGGAAATGCAGTGGATCAACTCCTCGAGCATCCATTCGGGCGAATTCTTCCACGGACCGTTTGAGATTACGGATGCGGAGATTCCGTTCGTCATCCAGATTTCCGAAGGAAGCACCCGGCCGCTGGATGAAAGAGCGCTGAACTTCCTGAACCGTTATGCCAAGCGAGTGGAAGTATTGGACGCCAAGGACCTGGGCTTGTCCACCATCGACAGCTCCGTGGTTGATTACTTCAACCATTCCCTGTTTAACAACGTTTATCCGGTTTACAATCAAGCTTTGGCGGTGGAAAGAGAGCATCCGCTTACAACCCGCAGATATATGTGGAAGGTTGAATACTAA
- a CDS encoding GntR family transcriptional regulator — MVDHSETAPLYKQLQDKILDSIHNGTLKPGDKLPTELELSETNNVSRVTVRAALDSLTSDGYLVRIPGKGTFITKEKIKKNVTETIGFSDTCRLQNKVPGAKVIKCVIEEATAADQEHLGLKPGDKIINIERIRYADDVPVSVEYTRLPSSFSFLLQEDLNHKSLYEILRNKHKITFGISRKYIVMEYASFDVATYLNIEEGHPLLCIRSTVSSTDGQKIHRSKQLILGDRFELIV, encoded by the coding sequence ATGGTCGATCATTCGGAAACCGCGCCATTATATAAACAGCTGCAAGATAAAATTTTGGACTCCATCCATAACGGCACGCTGAAGCCGGGGGACAAACTCCCGACGGAATTGGAACTCAGCGAAACCAACAACGTGAGCCGGGTCACGGTCCGCGCCGCTCTCGATTCGCTTACTTCTGACGGGTATTTGGTGCGAATCCCGGGGAAAGGCACCTTTATTACGAAAGAGAAGATCAAGAAAAACGTCACGGAGACGATAGGATTCAGCGATACTTGCAGACTGCAAAACAAAGTCCCTGGGGCAAAAGTGATCAAGTGCGTGATTGAAGAGGCTACCGCTGCGGACCAGGAGCATTTGGGTCTAAAACCCGGGGATAAAATCATTAACATCGAAAGAATCAGATATGCCGACGATGTCCCTGTATCTGTGGAATATACCCGGCTTCCTTCCTCCTTTTCGTTTTTGCTGCAGGAGGATTTGAATCATAAATCACTGTACGAAATTTTAAGAAACAAACACAAAATTACATTTGGCATATCCCGAAAATATATCGTGATGGAATACGCCTCCTTCGATGTGGCCACCTACTTAAATATCGAAGAAGGCCATCCTCTGCTGTGTATCCGAAGTACGGTCAGCAGCACGGACGGCCAGAAGATCCATCGTTCCAAACAATTGATCTTGGGGGATAGATTTGAGTTGATTGTTTGA
- a CDS encoding anaerobic C4-dicarboxylate transporter family protein: MFWFQLIIIILLIFFGARKGDVFMGLLGGVGVAIFVFIFHVQPAAPPIDVMLIILAVVLAASALQSSGGLDFLVHLAEKMLSKSPKNITIIAPIISWLFTFLSGTGHVVYSLLPIINELAIDNKIRPERPISNSIIASQQAITCSPVSAATAAMIGFMAPLGIGLGTILTIAIPATLLGVVASAVLTMRKGKELEEDPEYLRRLAEGLIAKPEQNAEKQAVTKGAKASVVLFLLGVLAIVVMGLFTNLRPSWVQGGETTLLSLPNTIEIIMLVCATLIIIFGRPAIETILNGPIFRAGALAMVCAFGLAWMSSTFINGQTAFIQDHVATIVNSHPWTLAVIMFVVAALTTSQGATTLIMVPIAIALDLPPYIVIGAWMAVNANYFLPVASQCLAAISFDTAGTTKIGKFVLNHSFMIPGLINTVISVIVATLLGSALL; this comes from the coding sequence ATGTTTTGGTTTCAGCTGATCATCATCATTTTGCTCATCTTCTTTGGCGCCAGAAAAGGCGATGTATTTATGGGCTTGCTCGGCGGCGTGGGCGTGGCGATCTTTGTTTTTATCTTCCACGTCCAACCGGCGGCTCCTCCCATCGATGTCATGCTGATTATTTTAGCGGTCGTTTTGGCGGCCTCGGCGCTGCAGTCTTCGGGCGGGCTCGACTTTCTCGTCCATCTTGCGGAAAAAATGCTGAGTAAGTCGCCTAAAAATATTACGATCATAGCTCCGATTATCTCCTGGTTGTTTACTTTCTTGTCGGGGACGGGACATGTCGTCTATAGTTTATTGCCGATTATCAATGAACTGGCCATCGATAATAAAATCAGACCGGAAAGACCGATTTCAAACAGTATCATCGCCTCCCAGCAGGCGATCACCTGCTCGCCGGTATCGGCGGCCACCGCCGCGATGATCGGATTTATGGCCCCGCTTGGCATCGGTTTGGGAACCATCTTGACGATTGCCATACCGGCTACCCTTTTGGGGGTTGTTGCAAGCGCTGTATTGACGATGCGCAAGGGCAAAGAGCTGGAGGAGGATCCGGAATATTTGCGGAGGCTGGCGGAAGGATTAATCGCCAAACCGGAGCAAAATGCTGAGAAACAAGCAGTTACCAAGGGCGCGAAAGCCTCGGTTGTGCTCTTTTTGCTGGGCGTTCTGGCGATTGTCGTCATGGGCCTGTTTACCAACCTGCGTCCGTCCTGGGTGCAGGGTGGCGAAACTACGCTTTTGTCCTTGCCGAATACGATTGAAATCATTATGCTGGTTTGCGCTACGCTCATCATTATCTTTGGCCGTCCGGCGATTGAAACGATTCTTAACGGCCCGATATTTAGGGCGGGTGCGCTGGCGATGGTGTGCGCTTTTGGGCTGGCTTGGATGAGCAGCACCTTCATCAACGGACAAACCGCTTTCATTCAGGATCATGTCGCCACCATCGTAAATAGTCATCCCTGGACGCTTGCGGTGATCATGTTTGTCGTCGCCGCTTTGACGACGAGCCAAGGGGCCACGACATTGATTATGGTCCCGATCGCCATCGCGCTGGATTTGCCTCCTTATATCGTCATCGGAGCGTGGATGGCCGTTAATGCCAACTACTTTTTGCCGGTCGCGTCGCAGTGCCTTGCCGCTATTTCTTTCGATACCGCGGGAACGACCAAAATCGGTAAATTTGTATTAAATCACAGTTTCATGATACCGGGATTAATTAATACCGTGATCTCCGTCATCGTAGCTACCTTGCTTGGAAGCGCTTTATTATAA
- a CDS encoding fructoselysine 6-kinase, which translates to MEKYKVIGIGDNVVDKYVHQGLMYPGGNALNFCAYARMCEMEASYLGKFGNDQVAHYIQRVMDELKIEHSHCRNFEGENGYARVTLENGDRVFLGSNKGGIAKEKAWDFTEDDLDYIKQFSVIHTSLNSYIEQDLAILKTSHVPISFDFSVRWNDEYLEQVCRYADISFLSCSHLTESEREREMRKAQTLGSKIVIGTVGENGSYALYKDQWIYQPAVLTETVDTMGAGDSYLTAFLIGMIRSSKDGNIFSGPDEEMLGRIKASMEQGAAFAAKICRINGAFGHGTAIV; encoded by the coding sequence ATGGAAAAATATAAGGTTATCGGCATCGGCGACAACGTAGTAGACAAGTATGTCCACCAGGGTTTGATGTACCCTGGTGGAAACGCCTTGAACTTCTGCGCTTATGCCAGAATGTGTGAAATGGAAGCGTCTTATTTGGGTAAATTCGGCAACGATCAAGTCGCCCATTATATCCAGCGGGTGATGGACGAATTGAAGATCGAGCATAGTCATTGCCGGAATTTTGAAGGGGAAAACGGATATGCGCGGGTTACGCTGGAAAACGGCGACCGTGTATTTCTCGGTTCGAACAAAGGCGGGATCGCCAAGGAAAAGGCATGGGACTTTACGGAAGACGATCTGGATTACATTAAACAATTTTCCGTGATTCACACCAGTCTAAACAGCTATATCGAGCAGGATCTGGCGATTTTAAAAACAAGCCATGTACCGATCTCCTTTGACTTTTCGGTGCGTTGGAATGACGAATATTTGGAGCAAGTATGCCGGTACGCGGACATATCCTTTCTTTCCTGCAGCCATTTAACAGAAAGCGAACGAGAAAGAGAGATGCGCAAAGCCCAAACGCTCGGCTCCAAAATAGTGATCGGAACGGTGGGAGAAAACGGCTCATACGCGCTTTATAAAGATCAGTGGATATACCAGCCGGCCGTATTGACGGAAACGGTGGACACGATGGGAGCGGGCGATTCTTATTTAACCGCCTTTCTTATCGGGATGATCCGAAGCTCGAAAGACGGCAACATTTTCTCGGGTCCGGATGAGGAAATGCTGGGCAGAATCAAAGCAAGCATGGAGCAGGGAGCCGCATTTGCCGCGAAGATTTGCCGGATCAACGGGGCATTTGGCCATGGCACGGCAATCGTATAA
- a CDS encoding RNA polymerase sigma factor, which produces MNLLDRPHLAFKVDPEQIEMLVRRTKCGDKGAFAEIIQRFEKPIYIYCYHMLKSKEEAEDALQEIFIKAYEQIHQYRPAVSFSAWLYKIAYNYSLNQIRGKKRWYRFLTRYKHERPSCQNTESLVLLKDLLSSLTEEEKHILLLRAIHRYSFNEISEIMSIKSATVRKKYERLRRKLSEEDMNEGGEANAAIAKST; this is translated from the coding sequence ATGAACTTATTGGACAGGCCGCACCTTGCATTCAAAGTGGATCCGGAACAGATCGAAATGCTGGTCAGGCGAACGAAATGTGGGGATAAGGGGGCTTTTGCTGAAATTATTCAACGTTTTGAGAAACCGATTTATATTTATTGTTATCACATGCTCAAAAGCAAGGAGGAAGCGGAAGATGCTCTCCAGGAAATATTCATTAAAGCCTACGAACAGATCCATCAGTATCGTCCTGCCGTTTCTTTTTCAGCCTGGCTATACAAGATCGCTTATAACTACAGTTTAAATCAAATCCGAGGCAAAAAGCGATGGTACCGGTTTTTGACACGGTACAAGCACGAGCGTCCCTCGTGTCAGAATACAGAAAGTCTAGTATTACTAAAGGATTTGTTGAGTTCGCTGACTGAGGAGGAAAAACATATTTTACTGCTGCGGGCGATTCATCGGTACAGCTTCAACGAAATTAGCGAGATCATGAGCATCAAATCGGCAACCGTTCGTAAGAAATACGAACGTCTTCGTAGAAAGCTATCGGAAGAGGATATGAATGAAGGAGGAGAAGCGAATGCGGCGATTGCAAAATCAACCTAA